Genomic segment of Halostella limicola:
GATGGCCCGCGCCATGTTCGCGTTGGCGACGCGGTAGACCCCCCGCGCGGCCTCTACCGGGCCGTCGAGGCCCGCCTCGTCCGCGAGGGCGGCGAGCGCGTCGTGGGCGGCGTCCGCGTCGAGCGAGAGCTCGCCGCCGAGCTCCGTGCTCTCGCCGACGTAGCCGAGGACGAGGTTGGCGTCGGTGACGGTCGGCTCCGTCCCGCCTTTCCCGTAGCAGGCGGGACCCGGCTCCGCGCCGGCCGAGCGGGGGCCGACGCGGAGCGCGCCGCCCTCGTCGACCCACGCGATAGAGCCGCCGCCCGCGCCCACGGTCGTCACGTCGACCATCGGCGTTCGGACGGGCCGGCCGTTGATCTCCGCGTCGGTCGTGCGCTCGGCCTCGCCGTCGCAGACGAGGCTCACGTCGCTGGACGTGCCGCCCATGTCGAAGGTGACGAGCCCGCGGAGGCCGCGCTCGGCGACCAGTTCGCCCGCGGCGGCGCTCGCGCCGACGACGCCCGCCGCGGGGCCGGACATCGTCGTGGTCACGGCGTTCTCGCGGACGGTCTCGGCATCGGCGATCCCGCCGTTTGCCTGCATGACGAGCGGTTCGGGCAGCCCCGCGTCGACGGCCTCGCTGGTGAGCCGGCCGAGGTAGCTGTCGATCGTCGGCGTGACGTAGGCGTCGACGACCGTCGTCGACGCCCGCTCGTACTCGCGGAACTCGGCGAGCACCTCGTGAGAGGCCGAGACGGGCGCGTCGAGCTCCGCTTCGAGGATCTCGGCGACCCGCCGCTCGTTCTCGGCGTCGGCGTACGCGTGGAGCAGACACACCGCGACGCTCTCGGCGCCCGACTCGCGGACCGCCTCGGCGACCTCGTGGACGGCCGCCTCGTCGACCGGCTCCTCCACGCCGTCGGGGGTCGCCCGCTCCGGCAGTTCGAAGCGGCGGCGGCGCGGCACCAGCGGGTCGGGCCGCCGCGCGTCGAGGTCGTAGAGGTCCGGCCGGTCCTGTCGGCCGATCTCCAGCACGTCGCGGAACCCCTCGGTCGTGACGAGCGCCGTCCTCGCGCCCGTCTCCTCCAGCAGGGCGTTGACCGAGACGGTCATCGCGTGGGTGAACTCGTCCACCGCGGACGGATCGATCCCCGCTTCGTCGCAGGCCGTCCTGACGCCGTTCATGACGCCGACGCTCTGGTCGGCGGTGCTCGGGACCTTCGCCGTGACGATGCCGTCGCCGGTGGCGAGGACGACGTCGGTGAACGTGCCGCCGACGTCCGCGCCGAGTCTGACCCGCGTCATCGACGTGCGCCGCGCTCCGTCGCGACCGCGTCCCGCTCGGCCGAGGGCTGCTCCGGTGCGCGGCGAGCGCCGCGCGCGAGGGGTGTGCTCATGGTTCGTTCGACGGCGACGGGACTGGTATAACCCACGGCCCGTGGCTGTGCGCGGCCGGCACACCCGAACGCCCGCCTTTTACGTGTGAATCGTCTATCGGAACCCATGAGCCAACAGCAGGAGGATGCCGCCATCACGGTGTTCGCCGACTACGTGTGCCCGTTCTGTTACCTCGGGCGCGAGTCGCTGCGACAGTATCAGGACTCGCGAGACGAGGAGCTCGAAGTCGACTGGCACCCGTTCGACCTGCGGGCGCAGAAGCGCGACGAGAACGGCGAGATCGACCACGACGTCGACGACGGCAAGGACGACGACTACTACTCGCAGGCCCGGGAGAACGTGAAGCGCCTTCAGGAGCAGTACGACGTGGAGATGGTCCAGGAGCTCGTCACCGACGTCGACTCGCTCGACGCGCAGGTCGTCTCCTACTTCGTGAAGGAGCACTACCCCTACGAGACGTGGGCCGAGTTCGACGAGTCGGTGTACGACGCGCTCTGGAAGGACGGCCGCGACATCGGCGACGCGGACGTGCTCGTCGAACTGGCCGACGAGGCCGGCGTCGACCCCGACGAGGTCCGGTCGGCGCTCGACGACGACACGCTCCGGAGCGAGGTCGAGGAGCAGTTCCAGGTCGCCCACCAGCAGGGGATCACCGGCGTCCCAACGTTCGCGTACGACGGCCACGCCGCCCGCGGCGCGGTCCCGCCCGAGCAGCTGGAGCGGCTGGTCGAAGGCGCGTAGTCCCCGTTTCGACGCTGTCCTCGATGCCCGGCTCCTGACCGCCGACCGGCGACCTGACCGCTCGTCGCTCGACGAGAAGAGAACCGGTCGCGCAGTCGATGCGTTACCGCGGGGCCGACGCGAGCGTCAGCCCTCGATCTCGATGGTCTTGCCGCGGGTGGTCGCGCTCTCGGTGGTCGGGAGGGTCACTTCGAGGACGCCGTTCCGGTAGGCCGCGGCGATCTCGTCCTCGTCGATCTCTTTGGGCATCCGGAAGCTCCGGTGGTAGGTCTTCTTGCGGCCGCGGCTCGCGTCCTCGTGTTCGGCCGCGACGTTCAGGCGGCCCTCGTGCCAGCTGACGTCGATCTCGTCGCGCTCGAAGCCGGGCATCTCAACGCTGAGGACGAACTCGCCGTCGTCCTCGTACAGTTCCACGTCGTTGTCGCCTGTACTACCGAACAGCTGGGTGGGCAGGTTCAGGCCTCGCGTCCAGGAGCTGACGGGACTGGTCGGCAGGGCCATGACGCATCACCCAGTCGTCACTAGACTCGCGGTTCTAAATAAATCTTCGGTAAAATACAGCCAGGTGCGAGCGGTGAAATAGACCAACTTCCTGCGGTTTTCGATACAGTCCCCCCAACGGATATCCGACGCGGTCGATTTCGGCGAGGTATTTAAGTCTTTGGACGATCAACGATCGGACGGCCATGGAGTCCACGTGGCTCTACGCGGCGCTGTTCGCCCTCGTCGCCGTACAGTTGGCCGCGATATACCTGAACCTGACCGCGCGGCGAGACACGAAGCGAGAGGACGGGTCGGTAGCGGCGTCCGCGGACGCCGTCACCTGTCCCGACTGCGGGGCGGAAAACGAGCGCGAGTATCGGTTCTGTCGGCGGTGCGTCGGCGAGCTTCCGGGGTCCGCGCCGCTCCCGGCCGGCGGCGGCGCGCCCCGGGGGCGGCGGATGTTCTAGTTCGGTCGGTAGTCCACCCTGTCGACCGTTCGACCGACGCGGTCGCCGCCGAAGAGGCGGTCGAACACCCACAGGACGGCGAGGAACGGCGCGAGGGGGATCAGCAGCAGCGCCGTCCCCGCGGCCAGCACGTAACCGATCAGGCTCATCTCCGCGTTCGGCTCCGATTCGGACGGTTCGGTTACGCTTCGGGGCATACACGCGTTTCTACGGGCTCGCGAACGAAAAATTTCCCGCCGGTCGTCCCGAACGCTGCGGCGGCCGTCAGATCCGGTCGCCGGCGTACGACAGGGTCAGCTCCTCGGCCTCGTAGATGTTGATCAGTTCGGTGAGTATCTCGTCGTACGATTCGTCCTCGACGCGGAGGTCGTCGAGCCGTTCGAGCGTCTCCTCGTCGAGGTGGACCTGGGGCATAGGCGATCGGAGATCGATCGGTGACGGACTTAAGCTCCTCGCCGCCGAGCCCCGGAACCGCACGACGCGGAGGCCCTCACCGTCCGCGCTTGCGCTTCGAACCGACCGCTCTACCGATAGTGACCGCCGCCGTCCGCGGCGCCGGCGACGCGTCGGCACCGGAGCGTACCCGTGAGGACTGTGATCGAACCGGGGCCGTCGTCCCGCCCGTATCTCCCCCAATCCTTTTGCGGAACCCGACTCGATAGAGGGTACGGTTAGTCCGATTCGGACGATGCCGGACCACCGAGAGACACAGATGACTGACAACGACAGCCGCGACCGAGGGATCCTCACGCCGGCCGACAGGGCGTTCCTCCGCGGCGACGCAACCCACGAGAGCGACCAGTCGGCGTACGACGCCCGGTACCGCATCCGCAAGCGCCTGCGGGACGCGGTGCTCGACCTCGCGCTCCTGTTCGAGCGGATGGAACCGCGCGACCGCGACCGGGTGTTCGCCGACGAGGCGCTGGACGAACCGCTCGTCGACGCGCTCGCCTTCTTCTACCTCGGCGTCGGCGCGGGCGACCGGTCGCGGAAGGCGACGTTCCTCGAAGCGATCTACCGCGCCGAGCGCCGCCGCGCCGACGGCGAGTGCCACGTCAGCGCCACGTTCGAGGTGGAGCGGACCGCCGCCGCCGTGGACGACGCGCTAGCGAAGATCGCGGAGGGCGCGTACCAGGAGCTATCCGAAGAGGAACTGCGTGCGTTCGCCCACTACTGCGGGGAACGCGGGGACGTGCTCGACGACCTCAGATGACGTCGTCGAAGTCCTTGTGGCCCTGGATGTCGACGCCGTCGCCGGTGATCTCGGCGAGGTAGACGCCGTTACCGGAGCCGGTGTCGCGCTCCGCGGCGCTGTGAATGCTGCGGGCCGCGATGGTCTTGGCTTCCTCGTTGGAGAGACCTTCCTCGTACTCCTGTTCGAGGAGGCCGTAGGCGACCTGCATGCCGGAGCCGGTAACGGTGTAGTCGTCCTTGACGACGCCGCCGGCGGGGTCGATGCTGTAGACGTGGTGGCCCTCGTCGTCGACCCCGCCCAGAATCGGGTGGATCGCGAAGAAGGGGCCGCCGCGGGCGAAGTTGCCCGCGAGCGTCGCTAGCGCGTGGATGCTCATCGGCTCGCCCCGGCGCGCCTCGTAGAGGTTCGACTCCGCGCGGAGGCTGCTGATGAACGACTGCGCGCCGCCGACCGAGCCGACGAGCGTCAGCGCGGCCGTGGGGTGGATCTGTTCGACCTTCTGGACGTTCTTGTTCGAGACGAACCGGCCGCCGAGGCTGGCGCGCATGTCCGTCGCGACGATGACGCCGTCCGCGGTCGTCAGCCCGATCGTCGTCGTCCCCGTCTTGTTCACGTTGTCGAGGTCGTCCATCGTCAGGGAGTTCGTCGGCGTCTCGCCGATCTCGGGCTCCCGAGCGCCGGACAGACCGTCGTCGATGCCGCCGTCGGTGGTGAAGTTGTCGTGCATTATTCGTCCTCCTCCTCGGCTCCTTCGAGGAGGTCGAGTTCGCTGAGGTGGGCCTCGACCCGGTCCTCGTCGAGTTCGTCGTACTGCTCGGTCTCGACGTCGACCGTCGCGACGCCGACGCCGGACGGTTCGAACGAACCGTCCTTGACCGAGGCGAGGGCTTCGAGCGCGAGGTCGATCCCCGCGTCGAGGTCGGCGCCCTCCTCGTAGTTCTCCTCGAGGTGTTCCTGTATCTCGCCGCGGTCGCGGCCGACGGCCAGCGCCTTCCACTCGTTGGGGGTGCCGCTGGGGTCGGTCTCGAACAGGCGGGGTTCGCCGTTCTCGACGCCGGCGATGAGCAGCGCGACGCCGAACGGGCGCGCGCCGCCCGTCTGCGTGTACTGCTGGATGTGGTCGGTGACGTTCTTTGTCAGCGTCTCGACCTCGATCGGCTCGCCGTAGCGGATCTGGTTGACCTGCGCCTGGCGCCGAGCGAAGTCGATGAGCTGGCGGGCGTCGGCCACGTGGCCGGCGCTCGCGATGCCGACGTGGTCGTCGGCCTTGTGTAGCTTCTCGATGCTGTTCGGCTCCATCAGCCGCGAGCGGAGCTGCTTGTCGACGACGAGAACGACGCCGTCCGCGGTCCGGACGCCGATGCTCGCCGTGCCGCGCTTGACCGCTTCGCGGGCGTACTCGACCTGGTACAGGCGACCGTCCGGGGAGAAGATGGTGATCCCCCGGTCGTAGGCCTGCTGTTGGTTTTGTCCTTGCATGATAGAAAGCCGTGGTGACCTTCACCTCGGGTTAAGGCGGGGTCGTTCAAGTACCTTTTGTCTAAGCTGGCTAACTCGGCCGCGCGGTTAGGGCGGTTCCGGCTAACTGCGCGAACCGGCGTCCGGCCGTTGCACACTCCGACTCCCAGAACCAAAAGCCCTCGATTGCCTGCAAACCTGACCTGTACGGACGCGGAACCGACCTACCTCGTGCGCCGGTTCGCGGCGAGGTACTCCTCCAGCAGGGACGGGAAGTCCCGGCCCTTGAGGTAGCGCAGGCCGAAGTCCTCCGCCCAACTGATGATCCCCGTGTCCTCCGTGACGACGCCCGCGTCGAGCTCCCGCGCGAGGATCAGGAGGTCGAAGTCCTCCCGGGAGTCGAGCACGCCCTGCCGGAGCGTCCGGCGGTACTCCTCTCGCAGGTCGGAGATGACCGCGTCCGCCTCGGTCATGTAGTCGTGGTCCTCGACGGGGTCGCCGCCGGACTCCTCGGCCTTGCGGACGGCCTTCTCGGAGACGCGCAGTCCCTTGTCGACCCGGTCGCTCATCTCGTCGATGAAGCCGTACACGATCTCGGCCGGGATCATCACCTCGTAGCGGGCCGGGTTCTTCTTGATCACCCAGGTGTTGAGCTTCGAGATCACCGCCTGGTCGACGTCGCGGTCCCGGAGCATCACGTCGACCTCGTCGTACACCGACGGCGGGATGTAACAGGAGATATTGAGGTCGAGTTTCGCCTCCGCAACCATGTCCAGCACCCTGTCAAGCGTCTCCTCGACGTCCTCCCCCTCTCGCCGTATCTCGTCGGTCAGCAGCGCCGAGGTGTCGAGCACGAACCGCTGCTTGAGCGGGTGGTCGACCATCGATCGACCTTCGGGGCGCGTGGTAATATGTCTCACGGACGACCGGACGGCGGACCGACGAGCGACGCGCCATCGATCGGCCGCGGACGAGGAGCGCGGCCGCGCCGCGTCCCGGCGGCCGTCGTCACGCTTTTCGTGCATGCTATTCTCTAGCATGACATGGGGTACGCCGAACGGCTGGGGGTCGCTCCCGAGCGGGCCGGCGACGTGCTCGAACACTTCGAGCGGGAGCGCTACGAGGGACGGGAGTACCGACGACTGGGGGACGCGCGCCACGGCCTCGAACGGGGGACCGTGCTGATAGACGGCGTCGTCGTCCGCGGCTACCCGAAGGTGCCCCGGACGCTGACGCTCTCCGAAGGCGTCCCCCGCCACTTCGACGGCCCGCTGATCGTCGAGGAGAAGCTGAACGGGTACAACGTCCGCGTCGCCCGGGTAGGCGACCTGCTCGCGTTCACGCGCGGCGGCTACGTC
This window contains:
- a CDS encoding hydantoinase/oxoprolinase family protein, which codes for MTRVRLGADVGGTFTDVVLATGDGIVTAKVPSTADQSVGVMNGVRTACDEAGIDPSAVDEFTHAMTVSVNALLEETGARTALVTTEGFRDVLEIGRQDRPDLYDLDARRPDPLVPRRRRFELPERATPDGVEEPVDEAAVHEVAEAVRESGAESVAVCLLHAYADAENERRVAEILEAELDAPVSASHEVLAEFREYERASTTVVDAYVTPTIDSYLGRLTSEAVDAGLPEPLVMQANGGIADAETVRENAVTTTMSGPAAGVVGASAAAGELVAERGLRGLVTFDMGGTSSDVSLVCDGEAERTTDAEINGRPVRTPMVDVTTVGAGGGSIAWVDEGGALRVGPRSAGAEPGPACYGKGGTEPTVTDANLVLGYVGESTELGGELSLDADAAHDALAALADEAGLDGPVEAARGVYRVANANMARAIRSATVERGHDPRRFGLVAFGGAGPMHAAALAADLGVGTVVVPTAGGVLSAYGLLAADEKHDAVRTHRVALGDTDPDRVDDLYADLEQEVLADARDPASSVVRRQADLRYAGQSFELAVDVEGSFDPARAAERFHDAHESTYGYRMDEPVDLVNLRATATAARSGPAAEREAAGEALTDRREARFGDGAARETPVYAHSALPTGRTVGGPAVVEQAESTVVVPPAWDAEVRSDGALVLTGGDA
- a CDS encoding DsbA family oxidoreductase yields the protein MSQQQEDAAITVFADYVCPFCYLGRESLRQYQDSRDEELEVDWHPFDLRAQKRDENGEIDHDVDDGKDDDYYSQARENVKRLQEQYDVEMVQELVTDVDSLDAQVVSYFVKEHYPYETWAEFDESVYDALWKDGRDIGDADVLVELADEAGVDPDEVRSALDDDTLRSEVEEQFQVAHQQGITGVPTFAYDGHAARGAVPPEQLERLVEGA
- a CDS encoding Hsp20/alpha crystallin family protein, which produces MALPTSPVSSWTRGLNLPTQLFGSTGDNDVELYEDDGEFVLSVEMPGFERDEIDVSWHEGRLNVAAEHEDASRGRKKTYHRSFRMPKEIDEDEIAAAYRNGVLEVTLPTTESATTRGKTIEIEG
- a CDS encoding DUF7577 domain-containing protein, with product MESTWLYAALFALVAVQLAAIYLNLTARRDTKREDGSVAASADAVTCPDCGAENEREYRFCRRCVGELPGSAPLPAGGGAPRGRRMF
- a CDS encoding DUF7535 family protein is translated as MPRSVTEPSESEPNAEMSLIGYVLAAGTALLLIPLAPFLAVLWVFDRLFGGDRVGRTVDRVDYRPN
- a CDS encoding DUF7557 family protein, with product MPQVHLDEETLERLDDLRVEDESYDEILTELINIYEAEELTLSYAGDRI
- the psmB gene encoding archaeal proteasome endopeptidase complex subunit beta, which produces MHDNFTTDGGIDDGLSGAREPEIGETPTNSLTMDDLDNVNKTGTTTIGLTTADGVIVATDMRASLGGRFVSNKNVQKVEQIHPTAALTLVGSVGGAQSFISSLRAESNLYEARRGEPMSIHALATLAGNFARGGPFFAIHPILGGVDDEGHHVYSIDPAGGVVKDDYTVTGSGMQVAYGLLEQEYEEGLSNEEAKTIAARSIHSAAERDTGSGNGVYLAEITGDGVDIQGHKDFDDVI
- the psmA gene encoding archaeal proteasome endopeptidase complex subunit alpha yields the protein MQGQNQQQAYDRGITIFSPDGRLYQVEYAREAVKRGTASIGVRTADGVVLVVDKQLRSRLMEPNSIEKLHKADDHVGIASAGHVADARQLIDFARRQAQVNQIRYGEPIEVETLTKNVTDHIQQYTQTGGARPFGVALLIAGVENGEPRLFETDPSGTPNEWKALAVGRDRGEIQEHLEENYEEGADLDAGIDLALEALASVKDGSFEPSGVGVATVDVETEQYDELDEDRVEAHLSELDLLEGAEEEDE
- a CDS encoding RNA ligase partner protein — encoded protein: MVDHPLKQRFVLDTSALLTDEIRREGEDVEETLDRVLDMVAEAKLDLNISCYIPPSVYDEVDVMLRDRDVDQAVISKLNTWVIKKNPARYEVMIPAEIVYGFIDEMSDRVDKGLRVSEKAVRKAEESGGDPVEDHDYMTEADAVISDLREEYRRTLRQGVLDSREDFDLLILARELDAGVVTEDTGIISWAEDFGLRYLKGRDFPSLLEEYLAANRRTR